The following are encoded in a window of Rosa chinensis cultivar Old Blush chromosome 4, RchiOBHm-V2, whole genome shotgun sequence genomic DNA:
- the LOC112200650 gene encoding uncharacterized protein LOC112200650 → MASWVRSAQLHSYPSLHPHQSLKKRLEIQQQSHVISLPNSHRHLRGRVFCNFDDEAAKKQSQPQPTGIQLYSEIERLLTETVRQSQSGWNGSSDWSQIEGAWVLKPKTLKPTAVVHFIGGIFVGAAPQLTYRFFLERLAEKGILVIATPYASGFDHFFIADEVQFKFDRCYRFLKDTIEDLPIFGVGHSLGSVIHLLIGSRYAIQRNGNVLMAFNNREASSAVPIFSPVLVPVAQSLGPILTQIAASPTFRLGAEMTLRQFENLSPPIMKQVMPLVEQLPPLYMDLVNGREDFAPKPEETRRLIKSYYGISRNLLVRFKDDTIDETSVLAQVLSSDSAISTMLDMSTRLLPGDHALPLQQAIPDVPPAMADAVNRGSEMLANLTVGTPWESVAKEMGNSLGVDSTKILRAEVSKDLDLLVNVIASWIASNTGPRLLKP, encoded by the exons ATGGCTAGCTGGGTTAGGAGTGCACAGCTTCATTCTTATCCTTCTCTTCATCCCCATCAATCTTTGAAGAAGAGGCTTGAGATTCAACAGCAAAGTCATGTTATCAGCCTACCCAATTCTCATCGTCATCTCCGGGGAAGAGTCTTCTGCAACTTTGATGATGAAGCCGCCAAGAAACAATCGCAGCCGCAACCAACTGGGATTCAACTCTACTCTGAGATTgagag GTTACTTACTGAGACTGTGAGGCAATCCCAGAGTGGTTGGAATGGTTCGAGTGACTGGAGTCAGATAGAG GGAGCATGGGTTCTGAAACCGAAAACCTTGAAACCCACGGCAGTTGTACATTTTATTGGTGGTATATTTGTTGGAGCTGCCCCTCAGCTCACCTACCGTTTCTTTCTTGAGCGACTAGCAGAGAA GGGAattttggtgattgcaacacCATATGCTAGTGGGTTTGATCACTTCTTCATTGCAGATGAAGTTCAATTCAAGTTTGATCGTTGTTATCGGTTTCTCAAAGACACG ATTGAAGATCTTCCTATTTTCGGCGTTGGTCATTCTTTGGGATCTGTCATCCACCTTTTGATTG GTTCGAGATATGCTATTCAAAGAAATGGGAATGTGTTGATGGCATTCAACAACAGG GAGGCGAGCTCCGCTGTTCCTATATTCTCACCTGTTCTTGTTCCAGTTGCCCAAAGCCTGGGACCAATTTTAACACAGATCGCAGCATCACCAACATTTCGACTAGGG GCTGAAATGACTCTCAGGCAATTTGAAAACCTTAGCCCACCCATCATGAAGCAAGTTATGCCTTTAGTGGAGCAGCTCCCACCCTTGTATATGGATTTAGTCAATGGAAGAGAAGATTTTGCTCCAAAACCTGAAGAGACTCGGCGACTT ATAAAATCATACTACGGTATTTCCAGGAAtcttctagtgagattcaaggATGATACAATTGATGAGACTTCAGTATTAGCACAGGTGCTAAGTTCAGATTCAGCCATAAGCACTATGCTAGACATGTCAACTCGCCTATTGCCCGGAGATCACGCGCTTCCTTTGCAACAG GCTATACCAGATGTGCCTCCAGCAATGGCAGATGCAGTAAATCGCGGGAGTGAGATGTTGGCCAATCTCACTGTAGGAACGCCATGGGAGTCGGTTGCTAAAGAAATGGGCAACTCATTAGGCGTAGACTCAACGAAGATCCTTCGTGCAGAAGTGTCCAAAGACCTAGACCTTCTTGTGAATGTTATTGCATCTTGGATAGCTTCCAATACAGGTCCAAGGCTTTTGAAGCCATGA
- the LOC112200653 gene encoding DNA repair RAD52-like protein 2, chloroplastic → MALQTTTAANALLPKSVLSVNSPKIEVGRVAGGEVWRRNRRGFCVCKSSDAGKNCGVPNSNYVVPLDKSFSYNSSCITRPLAEILRDLNKRIPDNIISTPPSTRSTFIPWYHANRMLSFYAPGWCGEIRDVIFSDNGSVTVVYRVTVRGSDAEAHRESTGTVSPSDGNIVDPVAAAEEIAFCRACARFGLGLYLYHED, encoded by the exons ATGGCTCTGCAGACCACGACTGCCGCCAATGCCCTGCTCCCAAAATCGGTTCTTTCTGTCAATTCGCCGAAGATCGAGGTCGGGAGAGTGGCCGGAGGTGAAGTCTGGAGAAGAAACCGAAGGGGGTTTTGTGTGTGTAAGAGCAGCGATGCTGGGAAGAATTGTGGGGTGCCCAATTCGAATTATGTGGTGCCCTTAGACAAATCGTTTTCGTATAACTCGTCGTGTATCACTCGGCCTCTGGCTGAGATTCTCAGGGACCTCAACAAGAGGATTCCTGATAACATCATCAGTACACCTCCCAGCACTCGCTCCACCTTCATTCCTTG GTACCATGCGAACCGGATGCTGAGTTTCTATGCTCCTG GATGGTGTGGAGAAATCCGTGATGTAATATTTTCTGACAATGGAAGTGTGACTGTGGTATACCGTGTCACTGTACGAGGATCCGATGCAGAG GCACACCGGGAGTCAACTGGAACAGTTTCACCCAGTGATGGCAACATTGTTGATCCAGTTGCTGCAGCAGAGGAAATAGCTTTCTGCAGGGCATGTGCCCGATTTGGCCTCGGCCTGTATCTGTATCATGAGGATTAG
- the LOC112200911 gene encoding hsp70 nucleotide exchange factor FES1, with protein sequence MELRSSWMVALTLTAVMVTAVTADRSNNKSGGLYWSTAEEEAQAQLQPRVDDSAVDADFDADGGFSSLDSMLQWALGHSDPDQLKEAAKEVQGLNPSDLNKRRLEIKQLMEELKTPSDAQLMKVAILDLKNSSLSLEDRHRAMEELLELVEPIDNANDLNKLGGLAVVIGELDQSDSETRKMAAWIIGKASQNNPLVQKQVLELGALSKLMKMVKSSFVEEAIKAIYAVSALLRNNIAGQEMFYEESGEKLLQDIVSDSSIGNRLRIRAVVLLGDLAEFQLGNTDKDERPFFSNRIFLKSVVDLTSAADLHLQEKALIAIKSLLRLKTTEALVFKDFCGLDAALERMRQQLQDLMVEEYHRDYAMDVESLRSEVQLIFQRKLEKVTRMTA encoded by the exons atggagctTCGGAGTTCATGGATGGTAGCGTTAACGTTGACGGCGGTGATGGTTACGGCCGTTACGGCAGACCGGAGTAATAACAAGTCGGGAGGTTTATACTGGTCAACGGCGGAAGAGGAGGCTCAGGCTCAGCTTCAGCCTAGGGTTGACGATTCCGCCGTGGACGCCGACTTCGACGCCGACGGAGGCTTCTCCTCGCTCGATTCGATGTTGCAGTGGGCGTTGGGTCACTCGGATCCCGATCAATTGAAAGAAGCGGCGAAAGAGGTGCAGGGATTGAACCCTTCCGACCTGAACAAGCGGCGGCTCGAGATAAAGCAGCTCATGGAGGAGCTCAAAACGCCGTCGGATGCTCAGCTGATGAAGGTGGCGATACTCGACCTGAAGAACTCGTCGTTGTCGCTCGAAGATCGGCACCGGGCTATGGAGGAGCTGCTGGAGCTTGTTGAGCCGATTGACAATGCAAATG ATTTGAACAAGCTTGGAGGACTTGCTGTGGTGATAGGAGAGCTTGATCAGTCTGATTCAGAGACGAGGAAAATGGCTGCATGGATTATTGGGAAGGCTAGTCAGAACAATCCACTTGTGCAGAAGCAG GTTTTGGAACTTGGGGCACTGTCAAAGCTAATGAAGATGGTAAAATCGAGCTTTGTGGAAGAAGCCATTAAGGCAATTTATGCTGTTTCAGCCTTGCTGAGGAATAATATAGCTGGTCAGGAAATGTTCTATGAGGAATCTGGTGAAAAACTGCTTCAG GACATTGTGAGTGATTCGAGCATTGGTAACAGACTGCGCATAAGAGCTGTGGTTCTTCTGGGAGATCTTGCAGAGTTTCAATTAGGAAATACAGATAAGGACGAGCGGCCCTTTTTCAGTAATCGCATTTTCTTGAAGTCTGTTGTTGATCTAACATCAGCTGCTGATCTTCACCTACAGGAAAAG GCCCTCATTGCAATTAAGAGTCTTCTGCGACTCAAGACAACTGAAGCTCTGGTGTTTAAGGACTTTTGTGGGTTGGATGCTGCATTGGAGAGAATGAGGCAGCAGCTGCAGGACTTAATGGTAGAGGAATACCACAGAGATTATGCAATGGATGTAGAAAGCCTCCGCAGTGAAGTGCAGCTGATTTTCCAAAGAAAGCTGGAAAAG GTAACACGGATGACTGCATGA
- the LOC112195769 gene encoding U2 small nuclear ribonucleoprotein A', translating to MVRLTADLIWKSPHFFNALKERELDLRGNKIPVIENLGATEDQFDTIDLSDNEIVKLENLPYLNRLGTLIINNNRITRINPNIGEFLPKLHTLVLTNNRLVNLVEIDPLASLSKLQYLSLLDNNITKKPNYRLYVIHKLKSLRVLDFKKVKDKERLEAKTLFASKEVEEEARKVSPKKFVPAEDTEMAEEQQTPKVVAPTQDQINAIKAAIVNSQTLEEVARLEQALKSGQLPADLKILDEDTPMNTVKDKDDEMAVTNENEANVEVKDVEEQKNNEAESMDQE from the exons atggtgaggCTGACTGCGGATTTGATATGGAAAAGCCCACACTTTTTCAATGCGCTTAAGGAGAGAGAGCTGGATCTTCGAG GTAATAAGATACCTGTAATCGAAAACTTGGGAGCTACAGAG GACCAATTTGACACCATTGATTTGTCTGACAATGAAATTGTGAAGCTGGAAAACTTGCCCTATCTTAATCGTTTGGGTACTTTGATTATCAATAACAATAGAATTACCCGCATCAATCCCAACATTGGAG AGTTCTTGCCAAAGTTACATACTTTAGTACTTACCAACAACAGGCTAGTGAACTTGGTAGAGATTGATCCTCTTGCATCCCTTTCAAAGTTGCAGTATCTTAGCCTGTTGGATAACAACATCACAAAGAAACCCAATTATAGGCTGTACGTGATTCACAAATTAAAGTCGCTTCGGGTTCTGGATTTTAAGAAAGTGAAAGATAAG GAGAGATTGGAAGCAAAAACTTTGTTTGCATCTAAAGAAGTTGAGGAGGAGGCTAGAAAGGTATCCCCAAAGAAATTTGTGCCCGCTGAGGATACAGAAATGGCCGAGGAACAACAGACTCCAAAAGTGGTTGCCCCCACTCAGGACCAAATTAATGCTATCAAG GCTGCCATAGTGAATTCTCAGACTCTTGAAGAGGTTGCAAGACTTGAACAG GCACTGAAGTCAGGTCAGCTTCCTGCagatttgaaaattttggatGAGGATACTCCAATGAATACTGTTAAAGACAAGGATGATGAAATGGCTGTCACTAATGAAAATGAGGCCAATGTTGAAGTAAAAGATGTGGAGGAACAGAAGAACAATGAAGCAGAATCAATGGATCAG GAATAG
- the LOC112195768 gene encoding stAR-related lipid transfer protein 7, mitochondrial isoform X2: MNMIAELLLTVVCFVAAALIPLVSLSLINGCSWTWSWTSCSWSWSSSWRLPFVTLSLHDSALGRLLSCFNSHIQRVLSELVDDSYPPADQEQEPCLVNEEDLKVLVSHIEETDGGPPWNLMMEQSIPSLTYKAWYRDPPLGPTQYRTKTVFENVSPEVLRDFFWDDEFRPRWDKTLIHAKVLSVCLQTGTMIVHWIRKLPLLCCNREYIIIRRIFESASGYYCVTKATPYPSIPRLRKPKRVDVYHSSWHIRPVKPRNADQQMGSEVLLFHYEDIGLPREVVKMGVRAGMWNMVKKLHLGVQVYSMEKANDESPSFHAILAHITTKLPASPSTIMYHIPEVEAYENACQSQNPQEQVTEFIVQ, translated from the exons ATGAATATGATAGCCGAATTACTATTGACGGTAGTCTGTTTTGTAGCAGCAGCACTGATACCACTTGTGAGCTTAAGCCTTATCAATGGATGTTCTTGGACATGGTCGTGGACCTCATGCTCATGGTCATGGTCGAGTTCATGGCGCCTACCATTTGTGACTCTCTCCCTCCATGATTCTGCTCTGGGAAGACTGCTCTCTTGCTTCAACAGCCACATACAAAGAGTACTATCCGAGTTAGTCGACGACTCTTATCCTCCTGCTGATCAGGAACAAGAACCTTGTTTAGTGAATGAAGAAGATTTGAAAGTATTGGTTTCTCATATTGAGGAGACTGACGGCGGTCCACCTTGGAATCTCATGATGGAGCAGTCTATTCCTTCCTTGACATACAAAGCTTGGTATCGTGATCCACCG TTAGGCCCGACACAGTACCGTACTAAAACAGTTTTCGAAAATGTATCACCAGAGGTATTGAGGGATTTCTTCTGGGATGATGAATTCAGACCCAGGTGGGATAAGACGCTCATTCACGCCAAGGTTCTAAGCGTTTGCCTCCAAACTGGTACCATGATTGTTCATTGGATTAGAAAG CTACCACTACTCTGCTGCAATCGAGAATATATCATAATCCGTCGCATTTTTGAATCTGCATCAGGGTATTATTGCGTGACAAAG GCAACACCATATCCATCCATACCAAggctaagaaaaccaaaacgaGTAGATGTCTATCATTCAAGTTGGCATATAAGGCCAG TGAAACCCAGGAATGCAGATCAGCAAATGGGATCAGAAGTGCTTCTATTTCACTACGAAGACATAGGTCTCCCAAGAGAGGTTGTCAAAATGGGCGTCAGGGCAGGAATGTGGAACATGGTAAAGAAACTACATTTAGGAGTTCAGGTTTACAGTATGGAAAAAGCAAATGATGAATCTCCTTCATTCCATGCAATTTTGGCACACATAACTACAAAGCTTCCGGCTTCACCATCCACAATCATGTATCACATCCCAGAAGTCGAAGCATATGAGAATGCATGCCAGAGCCAAAATCCACAAGAACAAGTAACAGAGTTCATAGTTCAGTAA
- the LOC112195768 gene encoding uncharacterized protein LOC112195768 isoform X1: MNMIAELLLTVVCFVAAALIPLVSLSLINGCSWTWSWTSCSWSWSSSWRLPFVTLSLHDSALGRLLSCFNSHIQRVLSELVDDSYPPADQEQEPCLVNEEDLKVLVSHIEETDGGPPWNLMMEQSIPSLTYKAWYRDPPLGPTQYRTKTVFENVSPEVLRDFFWDDEFRPRWDKTLIHAKVLSVCLQTGTMIVHWIRKLPLLCCNREYIIIRRIFESASGYYCVTKATPYPSIPRLRKPKRVDVYHSSWHIRPGMYLTSFLSRFLFTSRSLLRSSITSKTYLSVKPRNADQQMGSEVLLFHYEDIGLPREVVKMGVRAGMWNMVKKLHLGVQVYSMEKANDESPSFHAILAHITTKLPASPSTIMYHIPEVEAYENACQSQNPQEQVTEFIVQ; the protein is encoded by the exons ATGAATATGATAGCCGAATTACTATTGACGGTAGTCTGTTTTGTAGCAGCAGCACTGATACCACTTGTGAGCTTAAGCCTTATCAATGGATGTTCTTGGACATGGTCGTGGACCTCATGCTCATGGTCATGGTCGAGTTCATGGCGCCTACCATTTGTGACTCTCTCCCTCCATGATTCTGCTCTGGGAAGACTGCTCTCTTGCTTCAACAGCCACATACAAAGAGTACTATCCGAGTTAGTCGACGACTCTTATCCTCCTGCTGATCAGGAACAAGAACCTTGTTTAGTGAATGAAGAAGATTTGAAAGTATTGGTTTCTCATATTGAGGAGACTGACGGCGGTCCACCTTGGAATCTCATGATGGAGCAGTCTATTCCTTCCTTGACATACAAAGCTTGGTATCGTGATCCACCG TTAGGCCCGACACAGTACCGTACTAAAACAGTTTTCGAAAATGTATCACCAGAGGTATTGAGGGATTTCTTCTGGGATGATGAATTCAGACCCAGGTGGGATAAGACGCTCATTCACGCCAAGGTTCTAAGCGTTTGCCTCCAAACTGGTACCATGATTGTTCATTGGATTAGAAAG CTACCACTACTCTGCTGCAATCGAGAATATATCATAATCCGTCGCATTTTTGAATCTGCATCAGGGTATTATTGCGTGACAAAG GCAACACCATATCCATCCATACCAAggctaagaaaaccaaaacgaGTAGATGTCTATCATTCAAGTTGGCATATAAGGCCAGGTATGTATTTAACTTCATTTTTGTCACGGTTTCTGTTCACTAGTAGAAGTCTATTGCGCTCAAGCATTACATCGAAAACCTATCTTTCAGTGAAACCCAGGAATGCAGATCAGCAAATGGGATCAGAAGTGCTTCTATTTCACTACGAAGACATAGGTCTCCCAAGAGAGGTTGTCAAAATGGGCGTCAGGGCAGGAATGTGGAACATGGTAAAGAAACTACATTTAGGAGTTCAGGTTTACAGTATGGAAAAAGCAAATGATGAATCTCCTTCATTCCATGCAATTTTGGCACACATAACTACAAAGCTTCCGGCTTCACCATCCACAATCATGTATCACATCCCAGAAGTCGAAGCATATGAGAATGCATGCCAGAGCCAAAATCCACAAGAACAAGTAACAGAGTTCATAGTTCAGTAA
- the LOC112195767 gene encoding eukaryotic peptide chain release factor subunit 1-3, producing the protein MSDGQETDKNIEIWKIKKLIKALEAARGNGTSMISLIMPPRDQISRVTKMLGDEFGTASNIKSRVNRQSVLGAITSAQQRLKLYNKVPPNGLVLYTGTIVTDDGKEKKVTIDFEPFRPINASLYLCDNKFHIEALNELLESDDKFGFIVMDGNGTLFGTLSGNTREVLHKFSVDLPKKHGRGGQSALRFARLRMEKRHNYVRKTAELATQFYINPATSQPNVSGLILAGSADFKTELSQSDMFDPRLQAKILNVVDVSYGGENGFNQAIELSAEILSNVKFIQEKKLIGKYFEEISQDTGKYVFGVDDTLKALEMGAVEILIVWESLDINRYVLKHSGTGEIIVKHLNKEQENNQSNYRDPETNAELEVQEKMSLLEWFANEYRRFGCSLEFVTNKSQEGSQFCRGFGGIGGILRYQLDMRSFDEFSDDGEVYDDSE; encoded by the coding sequence ATGTCGGATGGTCAGGAGACTGATAAGAACATTGAGATATGGAAGATTAAGAAGCTGATCAAGGCACTTGAAGCTGCAAGGGGTAATGGCACCAGCATGATTTCTCTCATCATGCCTCCCCGAGATCAAATATCTCGTGTTACTAAGATGCTTGGCGATGAGTTTGGAACTGCTTCAAATATCAAGAGTAGAGTGAATCGTCAATCCGTTCTAGGGGCAATTACATCTGCTCAGCAGCGGCTCAAGCTTTACAACAAGGTTCCTCCAAATGGGCTTGTTCTGTATACAGGAACAATCGTTACTGATGATGGGAAGGAAAAGAAGGTGACAATTGATTTTGAGCCTTTCAGGCCTATTAATGCGTCTCTTTACCTCTGCGATAACAAGTTTCATATTGAAGCTCTGAATGAGCTCTTGGAATCTGACGACAAATTTGGCTTCATTGTCATGGATGGTAATGGAACTCTTTTTGGGACACTAAGTGGCAACACGAGAGAGGTGCTTCATAAATTTAGTGTTGACCTGCCAAAGAAACACGGAAGAGGAGGACAATCAGCTCTTCGTTTTGCTCGTCTTCGAATGGAGAAGCGTCACAACTATGTTAGGAAGACAGCAGAGCTTGCCACACAGTTCTATATTAATCCTGCCACCAGCCAGCCGAATGTTTCAGGATTAATACTTGCTGGATCAGCTGACTTCAAAACTGAGCTTAGTCAGTCAGATATGTTTGATCCTCGTCTGCAGGCGAAAATTCTGAATGTGGTGGATGTTTCTTATGGAGGAGAGAATGGCTTTAATCAGGCTATTGAATTGTCAGCTGAGATCCTGTCCAATGTGAAGTTTATACAGGAGAAGAAGTTGATTGGAAAATACTTTGAGGAGATTAGTCAGGATACTGGGAAGTATGTTTTTGGTGTAGATGACACACTTAAAGCTTTGGAGATGGGTGCTGTTGAGATTCTTATTGTGTGGGAAAGTCTGGACATCAATAGGTATGTGCTAAAACATAGTGGTACTGGGGAGATCATTGTGAAGCATTTGAACAAGGAGCAGGAAAACAATCAGAGCAACTATCGTGATCCTGAGACCAATGCAGAATTAGAGGTTCAGGAAAAGATGTCACTGTTGGAGTGGTTTGCTAATGAGTACAGGCGGTTTGGGTGTTCTCTTGAGTTTGTAACTAACAAATCACAAGAAGGGTCACAGTTCTGCCGAGGTTTTGGAGGGATTGGAGGAATTCTCCGCTACCAGCTTGACATGAGGTCTTTTGATGAGTTCTCTGATGATGGTGAAGTGTATGATGATTCTGAATAG
- the LOC112197681 gene encoding histone-lysine N-methyltransferase ASHR2, translating to MAMTKEVRLTEIQGRGRSLVAAQPLKGGQIVLRDSPLLLYSALPLLTPSPPPYCDHCFKTLNPQTAPISLCQTCSLHAFCTPNCLSAAQSSSHTQWVCQSLTKLRNCHSPLSGQPADRQVQARFLIAAYNLAVTSPSSFQVLLSLQGQPQDSADAQFLHSLISTLCPPPQQQLFSVELTAALLAKDKMNAFGLMESPSEFGLRSSRAYGIYPKASFFNHDCLPNACRFDYVDEGSTEIIVRMIHDVPEGREICLSYFPVNQAYSSRQRTLAEDYGFVCQCDRCKVEASWSDNEEVEEEGGSAEVMDEDQDQEMEGESESEAGSDIEVEAQGEADFPHAYFFVRFMCGRTNCWGTLAPLPPKDDGTPSDAMECNVCGSVKKDEGISGHGQNGLSLDG from the coding sequence ATGGCAATGACAAAGGAGGTGAGGCTAACGGAGATACAAGGCAGAGGAAGGTCATTAGTGGCGGCTCAGCCACTCAAAGGCGGCCAAATCGTTCTCCGCGACTCTCCTCTCCTCCTCTACTCCGCTCTTCCTCTCCTCACTCCCTCTCCTCCCCCTTATTGCGACCACTgcttcaaaaccctaaacccacaAACCGCCCCCATTTCACTCTGCCAAACCTGCTCCCTCCACGCCTTCTGCACCCCCAATTGCCTCTCCGCCGCCCAGTCCTCCTCCCACACTCAATGGGTCTGCCAATCCCTCACGAAATTACGAAATTGCCACTCCCCGCTCTCCGGCCAGCCCGCCGACCGTCAGGTCCAAGCTCGCTTCTTGATCGCCGCTTACAACCTCGCCGTCACTTCGCCGTCGAGTTTCCAGGTGCTGCTCTCTCTTCAGGGCCAGCCGCAGGACTCCGCCGACGCTCAGTTCCTGCATTCTCTGATTTCGACCCTCTGCCCTCCGCCGCAGCAGCAACTGTTTTCGGTGGAGCTCACGGCGGCGCTATTGGCCAAGGACAAGATGAATGCGTTTGGATTGATGGAGTCCCCTTCGGAATTTGGGCTGAGATCGAGCAGAGCCTATGGAATTTATCCCAAGGCCTCGTTTTTCAACCATGATTGTCTCCCCAACGCGTGCCGATTTGATTATGTTGATGAAGGCAGCACGGAGATTATTGTGAGGATGATTCACGATGTTCCGGAGGGGAGGGAGATTTGCCTGAGCTACTTTCCTGTTAACCAGGCTTATTCGAGCAGGCAGAGGACTCTGGCTGAGGACTATGGGTTTGTGTGTCAATGTGATCGATGCAAGGTTGAGGCAAGTTGGTCTGACAATGAGGAGGTTGAGGAGGAAGGTGGTTCGGCTGAGGTTATGGATGAGGACCAAGACCAGGAAATGGAAGGAGAATCGGAATCAGAAGCTGGGAGTGACATTGAAGTAGAGGCTCAAGGAGAAGCTGATTTTCCACATGCCTATTTCTTTGTGAGATTTATGTGTGGCAGAACCAATTGCTGGGGCACGCTAGCGCCTTTGCCCCCGAAAGACGATGGAACTCCTTCGGATGCTATGGAATGCAATGTGTGTGGAAGTGTTAAGAAAGATGAGGGGATTAGTGGTCATGGACAAAATGGGCTCTCTTTGGATGGCTAA
- the LOC121052868 gene encoding separase-like produces the protein MDPQSQRVLEDIIAAIGIWLNIPVEMLPKSQLILLYHLLDWLSIKGCQEVESIYKIIIRLFNVHEKQWLGMLWGSRRTTHALCASPVNEAFLKMLSDYYGEIANSTSFWLDHLKALHQSGGIVTGFEQFCRQSNQNDVVQSYSLLRLTGKHRSRHTAAYLLYDLSERLVCGERKCN, from the exons ATGGACCCACAATCACAG AGAGTGCTGGAGGACATCATTGCTGCCATTGGTATTTGGTTAAATATTCCTGTAGAAATGTTGCCCAAAAGTCAATTAATCCTCCTATACCATCTTCTTGATTGGTTATCCATCAAGGGTTGTCAGGAAGTTGAGAGTATATACAAAATAATCATTAGATTATTTAATGTTCATGAGAAGCAGTGGTTGGGCATGTTATGGGGATCAAGAAGAACTACTCATGCGTTATGTGCTTCACCTGTTAATGAGGCGTTTTTGAAGATGTTATCAGATTATTATGGTGAAATCGCAAACTCAACTAGTTTTTGGCTGGATCATCTAAAAGCATTACATCAGTCAGGCGGTATCGTAACAGGCTTTGAACAGTTCTGCAGACAATCCAACCAAAATGATGTAGTTCAAAGTTATAGCCTCTTGAGGCTAACT GGTAAACATCGTTCTCGCCATACCGCTGCATATTTGTTATATGACTTATCCGAAAGACTTGTATGTGGAGAAAGGAAATGTAATTGA